The following coding sequences are from one Streptomyces sp. ITFR-21 window:
- a CDS encoding GNAT family N-acetyltransferase — protein MLAMRPARPEDRRGLEAMIRARSDWMKDNRLANWRSWGKHVDELAANCASCYGDMWVLTEDDDKIVGCTTILRTAAPWAWTAKEAAEPAFYLNATVTDPAERHRKLGTLIASWAVDRAARENISGVRRDCTSPALAKYYEEQQFRIVRRVSQAGGKIVFALERTAEVIPELNDWFSSGGPATAPRGTQIRDCTNHMATTQAAVLHAVAAHQEATATPV, from the coding sequence ATGCTCGCGATGCGACCAGCCAGACCGGAGGACCGCCGCGGCCTCGAAGCGATGATCCGGGCCCGGTCGGACTGGATGAAGGACAACAGGCTCGCGAACTGGCGCAGCTGGGGAAAGCACGTCGACGAGCTGGCGGCCAACTGCGCCAGCTGCTACGGCGACATGTGGGTACTCACCGAGGACGACGACAAGATCGTCGGCTGCACCACGATCCTGAGGACTGCCGCTCCCTGGGCCTGGACAGCGAAAGAGGCCGCTGAGCCCGCCTTCTACCTCAACGCCACCGTGACCGACCCAGCCGAGCGTCACCGCAAGCTCGGAACACTCATCGCCAGCTGGGCCGTCGACCGCGCCGCCCGGGAAAACATCAGCGGCGTCCGCCGCGACTGCACCTCCCCCGCTCTCGCCAAGTACTACGAGGAGCAGCAATTCAGGATCGTTCGGAGAGTCTCTCAGGCCGGCGGCAAAATCGTCTTCGCCCTCGAACGCACAGCAGAGGTGATTCCGGAGCTGAACGACTGGTTCAGTTCCGGCGGACCAGCTACCGCACCACGCGGCACACAGATCCGCGACTGCACGAACCACATGGCTACGACTCAGGCAGCGGTCCTCCATGCCGTCGCTGCACATCAGGAAGCAACGGCCACTCCTGTCTAA
- the trpA gene encoding tryptophan synthase subunit alpha — protein MTSSEIRTSRLEEVLGATRAQSRAALAVYLPAGYPTLDQSLDTFRLLATYADVIEVGLPFSDPMMDGPSIQHANAQALQAGFRIEDVFTTIRELAAISTAALLVMTYWQPVHRYGPERFARRLAAAGGAAAIIPDLPVEEATDWLRAAHEHGLNTVFVVAPNVTDQRLARLCGAGSGMIYAPATAGVTGTQGPLHPGLNTFVDRLRGITPLPIGVGIGVSTPEQAAVAGSFADAVIVGSAFIRTIEANPGPTGAIEAATLARNLARGLRSPLQSAA, from the coding sequence ATGACCTCTTCCGAGATCCGTACATCCCGGCTCGAGGAGGTCCTCGGCGCGACCCGGGCTCAATCGCGGGCCGCCCTCGCTGTCTACCTTCCGGCCGGCTACCCCACGCTCGACCAGAGCCTCGACACCTTCCGGCTGCTGGCCACCTACGCGGACGTGATCGAGGTGGGTCTGCCGTTCTCGGACCCGATGATGGACGGACCGTCCATTCAGCACGCGAACGCACAGGCGCTCCAGGCCGGCTTCCGCATCGAGGACGTGTTCACCACGATCCGCGAGCTGGCCGCCATTTCCACCGCCGCGCTCCTGGTCATGACCTACTGGCAGCCCGTCCACCGGTACGGACCCGAGCGCTTCGCCCGCCGCCTGGCCGCCGCGGGCGGAGCTGCGGCAATCATCCCGGACCTGCCCGTCGAGGAAGCCACTGACTGGCTGCGAGCCGCACACGAGCACGGCCTGAACACCGTATTCGTCGTCGCCCCCAACGTCACCGATCAACGCCTGGCCCGATTGTGCGGCGCCGGCAGCGGCATGATCTACGCGCCCGCAACCGCAGGCGTCACCGGCACGCAAGGCCCCCTCCACCCCGGGCTTAACACCTTCGTCGACCGCTTGCGCGGCATCACACCGCTCCCCATCGGAGTCGGAATCGGCGTCTCCACCCCAGAACAAGCCGCGGTCGCCGGCTCCTTCGCCGATGCCGTCATCGTCGGCTCCGCCTTCATCCGCACCATCGAAGCCAATCCCGGACCAACCGGCGCCATCGAGGCCGCCACGCTCGCCAGAAACCTCGCCCGCGGACTCCGCAGCCCTCTGCAGTCCGCGGCCTGA